A genome region from Brooklawnia propionicigenes includes the following:
- a CDS encoding DUF3644 domain-containing protein, translating into MARPPAWRHRSTRLGDRRLSRSTPGDRRSFSDFIVHIHLAWQNLLHADRMRRKAEIFYRESGGRRLFKRNPDGSKKTWDLSQCLRHEFKDNDPIRANVEFVVGLRNHVEHRFQDSVLVATAAQAHACIINFEAELVRRFGSRETLGSELKFPVFVQSLSPSRYEEQHNLRRGLPTTVSTFITEFQAGLPDEVRSDERFAYRLLLLRMKGPKTEADLALNFVRQEDLSEKELQALLGQEGSVIVAEKYREAVHGDEMLPKAAAAAVEQRIPFKFRVNDFTAIRKAWQIGPAKSGDKEQLPKSDGYCVYSPAFKQFVYRPKLVERIVGAIDTAEKYQAILGRSPTLKGTDGG; encoded by the coding sequence ATGGCACGTCCACCCGCGTGGAGGCACCGCTCGACGAGGCTCGGCGACAGGCGCTTGTCGCGATCGACTCCCGGTGATCGACGCAGCTTCAGCGACTTCATCGTCCACATCCATCTCGCGTGGCAGAACCTGCTTCACGCTGACCGGATGCGCCGAAAGGCTGAAATCTTCTACCGTGAGTCAGGCGGTCGGCGCCTCTTCAAGCGAAACCCCGACGGCTCGAAGAAGACCTGGGACCTGAGCCAGTGCCTCAGGCACGAGTTCAAGGACAACGACCCGATCAGGGCCAACGTCGAGTTCGTCGTTGGGCTGCGCAATCACGTCGAACACCGCTTCCAGGACTCGGTCTTGGTTGCTACAGCCGCACAGGCACACGCCTGCATCATCAACTTCGAGGCGGAACTCGTACGCAGGTTCGGCTCCCGCGAGACGCTGGGTTCGGAACTGAAGTTCCCCGTCTTCGTGCAGTCGCTCAGCCCTTCGAGGTACGAGGAACAACACAACCTCCGACGCGGACTGCCGACCACGGTTTCTACCTTCATCACTGAGTTCCAAGCCGGTCTTCCCGACGAGGTGCGCAGTGACGAGCGATTCGCCTACCGACTCCTGCTGCTTCGGATGAAGGGACCAAAGACGGAGGCAGACCTCGCGCTCAACTTCGTGCGACAGGAAGACCTCAGCGAGAAGGAACTTCAGGCGCTCCTCGGGCAGGAAGGCAGCGTGATCGTTGCCGAGAAGTACCGCGAAGCAGTGCATGGCGATGAGATGTTGCCTAAGGCGGCTGCGGCTGCGGTGGAGCAGCGCATTCCGTTCAAGTTCAGAGTCAACGACTTCACCGCCATCCGGAAGGCGTGGCAGATCGGCCCGGCCAAGAGTGGTGACAAGGAGCAGTTGCCGAAGTCGGACGGCTACTGCGTCTACTCGCCCGCGTTCAAGCAGTTCGTCTACCGGCCGAAACTCGTCGAGCGGATAGTCGGAGCGATCGATACTGCCGAGAAGTACCAAGCCATACTTGGCCGGTCACCAACGTTGAAGGGGACGGACGGAGGCTGA
- a CDS encoding oxidoreductase, whose amino-acid sequence MSMSPSVAVVGPGAIGTTVAAALYEAGRRPRICGRTARDQLELQTSHGRIVVPGPVQTDPAQAGGTVDLVFLAVKATQVEGAAPWLKALCGPDTVVCVLQNGVEQESIVRPYAGAARVIPAVVWFPSEPQPDGSIWLRDEAHVTLPDRPESRVVLDALRGSWCAVELAGDFTSVAWRKLLQNAVAGFMVLTGRRSGMFTRPDIAELALAYLRECLTVARAEGAVLGDDVPQQIVEVFQTSPADMSSSILADREAGRPLEWDIRNGVMQRRGRAHGIATPISDVLVPLLAASSDSPA is encoded by the coding sequence ATGTCGATGAGTCCATCCGTTGCGGTTGTGGGTCCGGGCGCGATCGGTACGACCGTGGCTGCGGCGCTGTACGAGGCCGGCCGTCGCCCGAGGATCTGTGGGCGGACTGCGCGTGATCAGCTCGAGCTGCAGACGTCGCACGGCCGCATCGTGGTGCCGGGACCCGTGCAGACCGACCCGGCGCAGGCCGGTGGAACCGTTGATCTGGTCTTCCTCGCGGTGAAGGCGACTCAGGTCGAGGGAGCAGCGCCGTGGCTGAAGGCATTGTGCGGCCCTGACACCGTCGTCTGCGTGCTGCAGAACGGTGTGGAGCAAGAGTCGATCGTCCGGCCTTATGCCGGTGCGGCCAGGGTCATCCCGGCTGTCGTTTGGTTTCCTTCCGAGCCGCAGCCCGACGGTTCGATCTGGTTGCGTGACGAAGCACACGTGACACTGCCGGACAGGCCGGAGTCCCGTGTGGTGCTGGATGCGCTGCGCGGCAGCTGGTGCGCCGTCGAACTGGCCGGCGACTTCACGTCGGTGGCGTGGCGCAAGCTGCTGCAGAACGCGGTCGCGGGGTTCATGGTCCTCACGGGCCGCCGCTCCGGGATGTTCACCAGGCCGGATATCGCCGAGCTTGCCCTGGCATATCTGCGGGAGTGCCTGACGGTGGCGCGGGCCGAGGGCGCAGTACTTGGCGACGACGTGCCGCAGCAGATCGTCGAAGTCTTCCAGACCTCCCCGGCCGACATGAGCAGCTCCATCCTCGCCGACCGCGAGGCGGGGCGGCCGCTCGAGTGGGATATCCGTAACGGCGTCATGCAGCGCCGCGGACGTGCCCACGGCATTGCGACACCGATCAGCGATGTGCTGGTGCCGTTGCTGGCGGCCAGCAGCGACAGCCCCGCCTGA
- a CDS encoding 2-hydroxyacid dehydrogenase yields the protein MDDKTVVLNASLVDYDGKVDYNQIASDVVIYDETPEDKILERVDGFTIVVTKEMKVAGDIIRQFPDSVKMICEAGTGYNNIDLDAARDKGIMVCNIPAYSSERVAHTAILLMLSLASSLQKQIRMLAQGNHDNFHKHLMVDHVEVNAKTLGVIGYGNIARQIIKVAQAMDMKILVATRTARDDVDGIHFTTNNEVFEKSDFISLNCPLNESTRHMINSETLAMMKPSAYLINTARGALIDEKALIQALNDGVIAGAGLDVQEVEPLDDASPLYTMDNVIITPHMGWRGLETRQRLVSMIGDNIRAFASGRPINRVDEVRA from the coding sequence ATGGATGACAAGACCGTCGTACTGAACGCCAGCCTGGTGGACTATGACGGAAAGGTCGATTACAACCAGATCGCCTCGGACGTGGTGATTTACGACGAGACACCGGAGGACAAGATTCTGGAGCGGGTCGACGGTTTCACCATCGTCGTCACGAAGGAAATGAAGGTCGCCGGCGACATTATCCGTCAGTTCCCCGACAGCGTGAAGATGATCTGCGAGGCCGGCACCGGGTACAACAACATTGACCTGGACGCGGCGCGCGACAAAGGCATCATGGTGTGCAATATCCCCGCGTACAGCAGCGAACGCGTGGCACACACAGCGATTCTGCTGATGCTGAGCCTGGCCAGCTCGTTGCAGAAGCAGATCCGGATGCTCGCGCAGGGAAACCACGACAACTTCCACAAGCACCTGATGGTCGACCACGTGGAAGTCAACGCAAAGACGCTCGGCGTGATCGGCTATGGGAATATCGCCCGGCAGATCATCAAGGTTGCGCAGGCCATGGACATGAAGATCCTCGTTGCCACCAGAACCGCACGGGACGATGTGGACGGAATCCACTTCACGACCAATAACGAGGTCTTCGAGAAGAGCGATTTCATCTCGCTCAACTGCCCGCTGAATGAGTCGACCAGGCACATGATTAACAGCGAGACACTGGCGATGATGAAGCCGAGCGCCTACCTGATCAATACGGCCCGGGGCGCGCTGATCGACGAGAAGGCCCTGATTCAGGCGCTGAACGACGGTGTCATCGCCGGCGCCGGTCTGGACGTGCAGGAGGTGGAGCCATTGGACGATGCGAGCCCGCTGTACACGATGGACAACGTCATCATCACGCCGCACATGGGCTGGCGTGGCCTGGAGACGCGGCAGCGTCTGGTCTCCATGATCGGCGACAACATCCGCGCATTCGCTTCAGGGCGTCCGATCAACCGAGTGGACGAAGTCCGCGCCTAA
- a CDS encoding PDDEXK nuclease domain-containing protein encodes MPGKRDQAQSRGAAARRSGADLTPFRAIAESVSTSGGELVDQVSALIEQAQAFAATQVDATLTLRNWYIGRMIDVAVLREGRAGHDQELVASLGQQLTSRYGRGFDRTNLYRMVRFSQQFAEPELVASLGQQVSWTHFKALLPLANAEARAFYVKETIDRRLSVRELQHAIERKAFERREIADSQIPEGSAVPLDAFRDPMLLDMLGLADTYLERDLESALVHDMEAFLLEVGRGWAFVERQKRMVFDGDDYHLDLLFYSRPLRRLIAVELKVGKFKPSYQGQMNFYLKWLDRHERQADENPPIGLILCTTASRDQIELLELHKDGIVVAEYWTTLPPKAELQARIQAVYREAQERIARRQLTAAADEDFDE; translated from the coding sequence ATGCCCGGAAAGCGAGATCAAGCGCAGAGCCGCGGCGCAGCCGCGCGCCGCTCTGGCGCGGACCTGACTCCGTTCCGGGCCATCGCAGAGTCGGTCAGCACCTCGGGTGGTGAGCTCGTCGATCAGGTGTCGGCTCTGATTGAGCAGGCGCAGGCGTTCGCGGCCACTCAGGTGGACGCGACGCTCACTCTCCGGAACTGGTACATCGGGCGGATGATCGACGTGGCCGTGCTGCGTGAGGGCCGCGCGGGACACGATCAGGAACTTGTTGCCTCACTGGGGCAACAACTGACCTCCAGGTACGGACGCGGCTTTGACCGGACCAACCTCTACCGGATGGTGCGGTTCTCTCAGCAGTTCGCCGAGCCCGAACTTGTTGCCTCACTGGGGCAACAAGTGAGCTGGACCCACTTCAAGGCGCTACTGCCGTTGGCGAACGCGGAGGCGCGAGCGTTCTACGTGAAGGAGACCATCGACCGCCGACTCAGCGTTCGTGAGCTACAGCACGCCATCGAACGCAAGGCGTTCGAGCGTCGCGAGATTGCCGACTCCCAGATTCCCGAAGGATCAGCCGTCCCGCTCGATGCCTTCCGCGACCCGATGCTGTTGGACATGCTGGGCCTGGCCGACACCTACTTGGAGCGCGACCTCGAATCAGCACTGGTCCACGACATGGAGGCGTTCCTGCTGGAGGTCGGGCGCGGGTGGGCGTTCGTCGAACGCCAGAAGCGCATGGTCTTCGATGGAGACGACTACCACCTCGACCTACTGTTCTACTCCCGCCCGCTGCGTCGCTTGATCGCCGTGGAACTCAAGGTCGGGAAGTTCAAGCCGAGCTACCAAGGGCAGATGAACTTCTACCTGAAGTGGCTGGACCGGCACGAACGCCAGGCCGACGAGAACCCTCCCATCGGCCTCATCCTGTGCACTACGGCGAGCCGTGACCAGATCGAGCTGCTCGAACTACACAAGGACGGCATCGTCGTCGCCGAGTACTGGACGACCCTCCCGCCCAAGGCGGAGCTCCAAGCCCGCATCCAGGCGGTCTACCGGGAGGCACAGGAGCGGATCGCCCGGAGGCAGCTCACCGCAGCGGCGGATGAAGACTTTGACGAGTAG
- a CDS encoding DUF499 domain-containing protein — MAMNNRDRVGKAFDLLSEGLLDEVDEVMTRAYKTADWPAAWAKEDAQRRGGPLRTLTKHDVQVQLRAITEQGYHFKDVLSRAQQGFASELRETRNLWAHNEPFSSDDASRALDTIERLLHAVGAVDSAEDVRKLRVDLQRTVFEDQTRKQVKRTKVSLEPGSGLRPWREVIRPHDDVARGAFTASEFAADLHLVHTGQATSPEYGDPVEFFTRTYLTEGLRDLLSRALRRLNGEAGASPVVNLQTNFGGGKTHSMLALYHLFSGTPVKDFPQELQELIAANGNPDLGALDVRRVALVGTYLKAGSPLIKDDGTEVRTLWGELAWQLGGREAYDLIAEDDRAGTNPGEALRTLIVRYSPSLILIDEWVAYARQLVTDKELPSGSFETQFTFAQSLTEIVRSVPGVMLVVSIPASDTGTEGRGSDIEIGGANGQLALERLQNVIRRVADQWRPSSKDESFEIVRRRLFQAPNADGLTTISAVARSFTNLYRNNTALFPRDAASPNDDYEKRIRASYPLHPELLDRLYEDWSTLERFQRTRGVLKLVSSIVHELWASNDASPLILPGNVPLDATTVNTDLTQYLEDQWKPIIDSDIDGPGSTAQQIDLDRPNLGQRFVTQRIARTIFMGAAPRIKSSRKGLDKQYLWLGTAVPGDTLGNFGSAVELLAQRSTYFYEEQGHYWFDTQPSVTKTANDYAERLREDVETVWNEITRRLQGEERVRGVFDRVHIAPSSSADIPDLEDTRLVIAHPRHARRKQDGADSAAHAWVRDAIESKGASQRIHRNTLIFLLADKSELESLEAATRSYLGWKRVQATSDSLNLSAQQRKQTDDWVSRLDQTVSDRIRDTFVWAVYPEQFDPTKPFELVADRVPDSGGRSLAERVSAKLGREDQLVTDFGAPILGATLHHELGALWRDAGEITVGELWGYFTRYTYLPRLVRREVLDGAIEQSLSAVLVDNERFAIASGKDAETGRYRGLLVAPNPNTRIQVTDSTLLIDTERAQKQVDADRIAAAREASASAATADSDSASVGPVDFVWTGSSSVEGGEQSEAESALKAVLARFFGSVKIDSDRYARDIGNVTREVIDRLAGAGARLDITIDIQATKPEGFDESEVRTIGENARVLKFDPSSGFEKS, encoded by the coding sequence ATGGCGATGAACAACCGAGATCGAGTGGGCAAGGCGTTCGACTTGCTCTCCGAAGGGCTCCTGGACGAGGTCGATGAGGTCATGACGCGGGCCTACAAGACCGCCGACTGGCCGGCCGCGTGGGCGAAGGAGGATGCCCAGCGTCGGGGCGGGCCGCTGCGCACGCTGACCAAGCATGACGTGCAGGTCCAGCTCCGCGCGATCACGGAGCAGGGCTACCACTTCAAGGACGTGCTCTCCCGCGCCCAGCAGGGCTTCGCGTCCGAGCTGCGCGAGACCCGGAACCTGTGGGCACACAACGAGCCCTTCTCCTCCGACGACGCATCACGCGCGCTGGACACGATCGAGCGTCTGCTACACGCGGTCGGCGCGGTCGATTCCGCCGAAGATGTACGGAAGCTGCGTGTCGATCTCCAGCGCACGGTGTTCGAGGATCAGACCCGCAAGCAGGTCAAGCGCACGAAGGTGTCGCTCGAACCTGGCTCCGGGCTGCGCCCGTGGCGTGAGGTGATCCGTCCCCACGATGACGTGGCGCGCGGCGCGTTCACCGCATCGGAGTTCGCGGCCGACCTGCACCTGGTTCACACCGGTCAGGCGACGAGCCCGGAGTACGGCGATCCGGTCGAGTTCTTCACCCGCACCTACCTCACCGAGGGTTTGCGCGACCTGCTGTCGCGGGCGCTGCGGCGCCTGAACGGCGAGGCCGGGGCGAGCCCGGTGGTAAACCTTCAGACCAACTTCGGTGGCGGCAAGACCCACTCGATGCTGGCCCTGTACCACCTCTTCAGCGGCACTCCAGTCAAGGACTTCCCGCAGGAGCTTCAGGAACTCATCGCCGCGAACGGCAACCCCGATCTCGGCGCACTCGATGTGCGACGGGTGGCGCTCGTCGGCACCTACCTGAAGGCCGGGTCGCCGCTCATCAAGGACGACGGTACCGAGGTTCGCACGCTCTGGGGTGAACTCGCCTGGCAGCTCGGCGGGCGTGAAGCCTACGACCTGATCGCCGAGGACGACCGCGCCGGCACCAACCCCGGTGAGGCGCTGCGCACCCTGATCGTGCGCTACTCGCCGTCGCTGATCCTGATCGACGAGTGGGTGGCCTACGCACGCCAGCTCGTCACGGACAAGGAACTGCCCTCGGGTTCGTTCGAGACGCAGTTCACCTTCGCGCAGTCTCTGACCGAGATCGTGCGCTCGGTGCCGGGCGTGATGCTCGTGGTCTCGATCCCGGCCTCCGACACTGGCACCGAGGGACGCGGGAGTGACATTGAGATCGGTGGCGCAAACGGCCAGCTCGCGCTCGAACGCCTCCAGAACGTGATCCGTCGCGTCGCCGATCAGTGGCGGCCGTCGAGCAAGGACGAGTCGTTCGAGATCGTCAGGCGCCGGCTGTTCCAGGCACCGAACGCCGACGGCCTTACGACCATCTCCGCCGTGGCGCGCAGCTTCACGAACCTGTACCGCAACAACACCGCACTGTTCCCGCGCGATGCAGCGTCGCCGAACGACGACTACGAGAAGCGCATCCGCGCCTCGTACCCGTTGCATCCCGAGCTGCTGGATCGTCTGTATGAGGACTGGTCGACGCTGGAGCGGTTCCAGCGCACCCGTGGCGTGCTGAAGCTCGTCTCGTCAATCGTGCACGAGTTGTGGGCATCGAACGACGCCTCGCCGCTGATCCTGCCCGGCAACGTGCCGCTCGATGCAACGACCGTGAACACGGACCTGACGCAGTACCTCGAAGATCAGTGGAAACCGATCATCGACTCCGACATCGACGGCCCAGGCTCGACCGCGCAGCAGATCGACCTCGACCGCCCCAACCTCGGCCAGCGGTTCGTCACCCAGCGCATCGCCCGGACGATCTTCATGGGCGCAGCACCTCGGATCAAGAGCAGCCGTAAGGGTCTCGACAAGCAGTACCTCTGGCTCGGCACCGCAGTTCCCGGTGACACTCTCGGGAACTTCGGCAGTGCCGTCGAACTGCTCGCGCAGCGCTCGACCTACTTCTACGAGGAGCAGGGCCACTACTGGTTCGACACCCAGCCCTCGGTCACGAAGACTGCGAACGACTACGCCGAGCGTCTCCGTGAGGATGTCGAGACGGTGTGGAACGAGATCACCCGCCGCCTCCAAGGAGAGGAGCGCGTGCGCGGTGTGTTCGACCGGGTCCACATCGCGCCATCGTCGTCCGCCGACATCCCCGACCTTGAAGACACGCGCCTGGTGATCGCGCACCCGCGGCACGCCCGTCGCAAGCAGGACGGCGCCGACTCGGCCGCGCATGCGTGGGTCCGTGACGCTATCGAGAGCAAGGGTGCCAGCCAGCGCATCCATCGCAACACGCTGATCTTCCTCCTCGCCGACAAGAGCGAGTTGGAGAGCCTCGAAGCCGCAACCCGCAGCTACCTCGGCTGGAAGCGAGTCCAGGCCACCAGCGACAGCCTCAACCTGTCTGCGCAACAGCGCAAGCAGACCGACGACTGGGTCTCCCGGCTCGATCAGACCGTCTCCGACCGCATCCGCGACACCTTCGTCTGGGCGGTTTACCCCGAGCAGTTCGACCCGACCAAGCCGTTCGAGCTGGTCGCCGACAGAGTGCCCGATTCCGGCGGACGCTCGCTGGCCGAGCGCGTCAGCGCCAAACTCGGGCGCGAGGATCAGCTCGTCACCGACTTCGGCGCACCGATCCTCGGGGCCACGCTGCATCACGAGCTCGGCGCTCTCTGGCGCGACGCTGGCGAGATCACCGTTGGAGAATTGTGGGGCTATTTCACCCGCTACACCTATCTGCCTCGCCTCGTCCGACGCGAGGTGCTCGACGGCGCCATCGAACAGTCGCTCTCGGCTGTGCTCGTTGACAACGAGCGGTTCGCCATCGCGTCAGGCAAGGATGCCGAGACTGGCCGCTACCGCGGCCTCCTCGTCGCGCCAAACCCGAACACCCGGATTCAGGTCACCGACAGCACCCTGCTCATCGATACCGAGCGCGCCCAGAAGCAGGTCGATGCAGACCGGATCGCGGCCGCACGGGAAGCATCCGCAAGCGCTGCAACGGCGGATAGCGACTCGGCCAGTGTCGGTCCGGTTGACTTCGTGTGGACGGGCAGTTCGTCCGTGGAGGGAGGCGAGCAGTCAGAGGCCGAGTCCGCGCTGAAGGCAGTGCTCGCCAGGTTCTTCGGATCGGTGAAAATCGACTCCGACCGCTACGCGCGCGACATCGGCAACGTGACCCGCGAAGTGATCGACCGCCTTGCCGGCGCGGGCGCCCGGCTCGACATCACCATCGACATCCAGGCCACCAAGCCCGAAGGCTTCGACGAGTCCGAGGTCCGCACGATCGGCGAGAACGCACGCGTCCTCAAGTTCGACCCCAGCTCCGGCTTCGAGAAGAGCTGA
- a CDS encoding Shedu immune nuclease family protein: MEFDAATGILQIHPINTLSTHSEYLGPKYEQVQTLSLETSLLDEYFEGSDLESIFETLPPGFVKDFAYGLGLLKDCNRLIRLIETNTPCTEIIFTDGNSAAISGSGFHLGLSRFAAIWAEIGRINDRGNRAAGRVKDVFVHNNLAATLGLASAEFSLGRHPDSRVIAKAADGIEELSSVERDALVEAVASESAAIAAGSPQKFQQLKRDIELVSLDRLIEAYVEALEQGKAEPYWQAFFDDNAFALQQVFGAPMVSVRSGATVGGRGLSGSGDKIADYLFKNSLTNNVALVEIKKPTTQLLEAREYRQGVFGPSKELNGAVSQVLDQAYNLTKNLTGLKESSRQWDLESYAVSCFVVAGRTPSASDPARQKSFELYRANSRSVTIVTYDEILERLRLLRNFLTPALPAAEDV; encoded by the coding sequence GTGGAGTTCGACGCTGCAACGGGCATCCTGCAGATTCACCCCATCAACACACTCTCAACCCACAGCGAGTACCTTGGCCCGAAGTACGAACAGGTGCAGACGCTTTCCCTGGAAACCTCTTTGCTGGATGAGTATTTCGAGGGCTCCGACTTGGAGTCAATCTTTGAGACGCTACCGCCCGGATTCGTCAAGGACTTCGCCTACGGCCTCGGGTTACTCAAGGACTGCAACCGGCTGATTCGGTTGATCGAGACCAACACTCCCTGCACAGAGATCATCTTCACCGACGGCAACAGTGCCGCCATCAGCGGATCAGGGTTCCACCTCGGCCTATCGCGCTTCGCTGCGATCTGGGCCGAGATCGGTCGGATCAATGACCGGGGAAATCGTGCGGCGGGTCGAGTGAAGGACGTATTCGTACACAACAACCTCGCCGCGACGCTTGGTCTCGCCAGCGCAGAGTTCTCGCTTGGGCGACACCCGGACTCGCGCGTGATCGCGAAGGCCGCCGACGGGATCGAAGAACTCAGTAGCGTTGAACGTGATGCTCTGGTCGAAGCGGTCGCGTCCGAGTCGGCAGCGATAGCAGCAGGATCGCCCCAGAAGTTTCAGCAGCTCAAGCGAGACATCGAGCTCGTCAGCCTTGACCGCCTCATCGAGGCGTACGTCGAGGCCTTGGAACAGGGCAAGGCCGAGCCGTACTGGCAAGCCTTCTTCGATGACAACGCCTTCGCGCTGCAACAGGTCTTCGGAGCCCCGATGGTCAGTGTGCGCTCCGGAGCGACGGTAGGCGGTCGCGGCCTGTCGGGAAGCGGCGACAAGATCGCGGACTACCTGTTCAAGAACTCGCTCACGAACAACGTCGCCCTGGTGGAGATCAAGAAGCCGACGACGCAGTTGCTAGAGGCACGTGAGTACCGCCAGGGTGTGTTCGGTCCTTCGAAGGAGCTCAACGGTGCGGTCTCCCAGGTGCTCGATCAGGCGTACAACCTGACAAAGAACCTCACTGGCCTGAAGGAGAGCTCGCGTCAATGGGACTTGGAGTCCTACGCAGTCTCCTGCTTCGTCGTTGCCGGGCGCACACCGTCTGCCAGCGATCCGGCAAGACAGAAGTCGTTCGAGTTGTATCGTGCGAACTCTCGCAGCGTGACCATCGTGACCTACGACGAGATTCTTGAACGACTAAGACTCCTTCGCAACTTCCTCACACCGGCGTTACCCGCAGCCGAGGATGTCTGA